In Phyllopteryx taeniolatus isolate TA_2022b chromosome 1, UOR_Ptae_1.2, whole genome shotgun sequence, the following proteins share a genomic window:
- the LOC133476264 gene encoding protein disulfide isomerase Creld1, producing MRRAWLLLAALWLLSELSVITVQAAPCQTCQKLAERFIKGLERTANKNFGGGNTAWEEDKLAKYAHSETRLLEIVDTACDKSDFECNQLLEHIEDQVETWWFHRQQEAPDLLEWLCIDQLRLCCPPGRFGPDCKECPSGPGGVCGGLGRCEGEGTRLGDGECVCDPGYSGPLCHDCADGYYRDKSGNGSTGTCAACFHSCKKCSGPQDYKCLDCKAGWMLHDNKCVDIDECGTELSRCPSNTYCHNTDGSYDCRGCDQACVGCMGSGPARCKKCARGYKLKGAKCLDVDECSERAIACPGLNEACINEVGSFHCDCADGFIRRDSICVENKAPAGPEKGLFDDMTDDEVLVLQQMFFGVVICALATLAAKGDMVFTAIFIGGVAAMAGYWLTEKGDYMLDGFLKSR from the exons ATGCGACGGGCCTGGCTATTGCTGGCCGCTCTGTGGCTTCTGTCTGAGCTTTCGGTCATCACAGTCCAGGCGGCGCCATGCCAGACCTGCCAGAAACTTGCGGAGAGATTCATCAAG GGCTTGGAGAGAACGGCCAACAAGAACTTCGGGGGAGGCAACACAGCCTGGGAGGAAGACAAATTGGCCAAGTATGCACACAG CGAGACTCGTCTCCTGGAGATCGTGGATACTGCATGCGACAAGTCCGACTTTGAATGCAACCAACTGCTGGAGCACATAGAGGACCAGGTGGAGACATGGTGGTTCCACAG GCAACAGGAGGCGCCAGACCTGTTGGAGTGGCTGTGCATAGACCAGCTGAGACTCTGCTGTCCTCCTGGACGCTTTGGACCCGACTGCAAAG AGTGTCCGTCGGGCCCCGGTGGTGTGTGTGGAGGTCTGGGTCGCTGCGAGGGCGAAGGGACTCGCTTGGGAGACGGAGAATGCGTGTGTGATCCCGGATACTCGGGCCCTCTGTGTCACGACTGTGCTGACGGCTACTACAGAGACAAAAGTGGCAATGGCAGCACTGGAACCTGTGCAG CCTGCTTCCACTCTTGTAAGAAATGCTCGGGGCCGCAGGATTACAAATGTCTGGACTGCAAAGCGGGCTGGATGCTTCACGACAACAAGTGCGTGG ACATCGACGAGTGCGGAACGGAGCTCTCTCGTTGTCCTTCCAACACTTACTGTCACAACACGGACGGCTCTTATGACTGCAGAG GGTGCGACCAGGCATGTGTGGGCTGCATGGGCAGCGGTCCTGCCCGCTGTAAGAAATGCGCGCGAGGCTACAAATTGAAAGGAGCCAAGTGTCTTG ATGTTGATGAATGTAGCGAACGTGCGATCGCATGCCCAGGACTCAACGAGGCTTGCATCAACGAGGTGGGCTCCTTCCACTGCGACTGCGCTGACGGCTTCATCAGAAGAGACAGCATCTGCGTGGAGAATAAGGCTCCCG CCGGCCCGGAGAAGGGACTGTTTGACGACATGACGGATGACGAGGTTCTGGTTCTGCAGCAGATGTTCTTCGGCGTGGTGATCTGCGCCCTGGCGACGCTGGCCGCCAAAGGCGACATGGTTTTTACGGCCATTTTCATCGGGGGCGTGGCCGCTATGGCCGGCTACTGGCTGACGGAGAAGGGAGACTACATGTTGGACGGATTCCTCAAGAGCCGCTAG
- the LOC133476274 gene encoding uncharacterized protein LOC133476274 isoform X1 — MKLPSISIATTSPVLHRHSGGRPINSSTFPLISAASGQLSDQAIPRLNPLCPLLVSKRTVSLETPGVHHHNRQRTLIMQRREYNRYHQVWQKPFYGTSVEKEEYRRDLCEQLKKQMEEKSVPLKLRLASRAKEAEYLRQVDRLALSAQREQKQRHDKAMATYRDANKRLMEQRWRDSTLMRCQEVLREKEMLRLNPINWTGTLK; from the exons ATGAAACTCc CTTCCATTTCCATAGCGACCACCTCACCAGTGCTCCACCGTCATTCCGGTGGACGCCCCATCAACTCATCAACATTCCCGCTTATCTCCGCGGCCTCCGGCCAGCTGAGCGATCAG GCGATTCCAAGACTGAACCCTTTGTGTCCGCTGCTGGTCAGTAAACGCACCGTCAGTCTGGAGACACCCGGCGTTCACCACCACAACCGACAGAGAACATTGATCATGCAGAGGCGAGAGTATAACAG GTATCACCAAGTCTGGCAAAAACCTTTTTACGGAACCAGTGTTGAGAAAGAAGAGTACAG GAGGGACTTGTGCGAGCAGCTCAAGAAGCAAATGGAGGAGAAAAGCGTCCCACTGAAGCTGCGCTTGGCCAGCAGGGCGAAGGAAGCCGAGTATCTGCGCCAGGTGGACCGCCTCGCCCTGTCCGCTCAACGAGAGCAAAAGCAGCGACACGACAAGGCGATGGCAACGTACAGAGACGCCAACAAGAGG ctGATGGAGCAGAGGTGGCGAGACAGCACACTGATGCGCTGCCAGGAGGTCCTGAGGGAGAAGGAGATGCTGCGCCTCAACCCCATCAACTGGACTGGGACACTCAAATAG
- the LOC133476274 gene encoding uncharacterized protein LOC133476274 isoform X2 has translation MTSMVFQARPCSRRRTQSLLSLQSLIGYACHILTSFQMAIPRLNPLCPLLVSKRTVSLETPGVHHHNRQRTLIMQRREYNRYHQVWQKPFYGTSVEKEEYRRDLCEQLKKQMEEKSVPLKLRLASRAKEAEYLRQVDRLALSAQREQKQRHDKAMATYRDANKRLMEQRWRDSTLMRCQEVLREKEMLRLNPINWTGTLK, from the exons ATGACATCGATGGTTTTCCAAGCCCGGCCATGCAGCCGTCGGCGTACTCAGTCACTCCTGTCTCTacagtctctgattggctatgCTTGTCACATCTTGACAAGTTTTCAAAtg GCGATTCCAAGACTGAACCCTTTGTGTCCGCTGCTGGTCAGTAAACGCACCGTCAGTCTGGAGACACCCGGCGTTCACCACCACAACCGACAGAGAACATTGATCATGCAGAGGCGAGAGTATAACAG GTATCACCAAGTCTGGCAAAAACCTTTTTACGGAACCAGTGTTGAGAAAGAAGAGTACAG GAGGGACTTGTGCGAGCAGCTCAAGAAGCAAATGGAGGAGAAAAGCGTCCCACTGAAGCTGCGCTTGGCCAGCAGGGCGAAGGAAGCCGAGTATCTGCGCCAGGTGGACCGCCTCGCCCTGTCCGCTCAACGAGAGCAAAAGCAGCGACACGACAAGGCGATGGCAACGTACAGAGACGCCAACAAGAGG ctGATGGAGCAGAGGTGGCGAGACAGCACACTGATGCGCTGCCAGGAGGTCCTGAGGGAGAAGGAGATGCTGCGCCTCAACCCCATCAACTGGACTGGGACACTCAAATAG
- the LOC133476274 gene encoding uncharacterized protein LOC133476274 isoform X3, with the protein MKLPSISIATTSPVLHRHSGGRPINSSTFPLISAASGQLSDQAIPRLNPLCPLLVSKRTVSLETPGVHHHNRQRTLIMQRREYNRYHQVWQKPFYGTSVEKEEYRRDLCEQLKKQMEEKSVPLKLRLASRAKEAEYLRQVDRLALSAQREQKQRHDKAMAT; encoded by the exons ATGAAACTCc CTTCCATTTCCATAGCGACCACCTCACCAGTGCTCCACCGTCATTCCGGTGGACGCCCCATCAACTCATCAACATTCCCGCTTATCTCCGCGGCCTCCGGCCAGCTGAGCGATCAG GCGATTCCAAGACTGAACCCTTTGTGTCCGCTGCTGGTCAGTAAACGCACCGTCAGTCTGGAGACACCCGGCGTTCACCACCACAACCGACAGAGAACATTGATCATGCAGAGGCGAGAGTATAACAG GTATCACCAAGTCTGGCAAAAACCTTTTTACGGAACCAGTGTTGAGAAAGAAGAGTACAG GAGGGACTTGTGCGAGCAGCTCAAGAAGCAAATGGAGGAGAAAAGCGTCCCACTGAAGCTGCGCTTGGCCAGCAGGGCGAAGGAAGCCGAGTATCTGCGCCAGGTGGACCGCCTCGCCCTGTCCGCTCAACGAGAGCAAAAGCAGCGACACGACAAGGCGATGGCAAC ctGA
- the mbd4 gene encoding methyl-CpG-binding domain protein 4 isoform X1, with protein MDTNKSCHPPKMPHGWIREVRQRRTGKTAGKVDVYITSPHGQRFRSRASLRAYLVNDAQDVDINLFDFTADSLQCLPVREKRTRGGQQQDILEDEDASKLLEVPTNTCESAISPHKGVCAEQRNLVDLESQTTPELASAPCDDVTTHEDPRRLDALRARLPRRTPYVDKLEAGEDELRMDSEPSRQRKVVPNAEEDELLSQITAGNCVPVANSRNKSKGLEDKRKTSPYFSRKPLADGPSPPRRKAFKKWTPPRSPFNLVQETVFHDVWKLLVATIFLNKTSGKMAIPVLWQFFELYPCAEVARQADPKAMSELLKPLGLFELRAKIIIRFSDEYLSKPWRYPIELHGIGKYGNDSYRIFCVEEWRQVTPDDRMLNKYHAWLWENQETLGL; from the exons ATGGATACGAATAAGTCCTGCCACCCCCCCAAAATGCCTCATGGTTGGATCAGAGAGGTTCGGCAGCGACGAACAGGCAAGACAGCGGGAAAAGTGGACGTGTACATCACCAG tCCCCACGGGCAGAGGTTCCGATCGAGAGCTTCTCTGCGAGCATACCTTGTGAATGACGCTCAAGACGTCGACATCAATCTCTTCGATTTTACAGCAGACTCTCTGCAGTGTCTCCCTGTTCGAGAAAAACGGACAAGAGGTGGACAGCAGCAGGACATTCTGGAAGATGAAGATGCATCAAAACTACTGGAAGTGCCTACAAATACCTGTGAAAGTGCAATCTCCCCCCACAAAGGTGTGTGTGCGGAGCAGAGGAACCTTGTTGATCTGGAGAGCCAAACAACTCCTGAACTTGCAAGCGCGCCGTGTGACGACGTCACAACGCACGAGGACCCTCGCAGGTTGGACGCGCTGAGAGCGAGGCTTCCGAGACGGACTCCGTATGTGGACAAGCTTGAGGCAGGCGAAGATGAGTTGCGGATGGACAGCGAACCCAGTCGGCAACGGAAGGTTGTCCCCAATGCCGAAGAAGATGAGTTGCTGTCTCAAATCACTGCTGGAAACTGCGTGCCAGTGGCAAATTCCAGAAATA AGTCCAAAGGTTTAGAAGACAAACGGAAAACAAGCCCTTATTTCAGCAGGAAGCCTCTCGCAGACG GTCCCAGTCCACCTCGAAGAAAAGCCTTCAAGAAGTGGACACCTCCTCGTTCTCCTTTCAACCTTGTACAGGAAACCGTTTTCCATGACGTGTGGAAGCTACTGGTGGCTACCATTTTTCTGAACAAGACAAGTGGTAag ATGGCCATTCCAGTCCTTTGGCAATTCTTCGAGCTGTACCCGTGTGCAGAGGTGGCCCGCCAAGCCGACCCCAAGGCCATGTCTGAACTCCTCAAGCCACTTGGCCTCTTTGAGCTTCGGGCCAAAATCATCATCCGATTCTCAG ATGAGTATCTGAGCAAACCGTGGCGTTACCCCATCGAGTTACACGGCATCGGCAAGTACGGCAACGATTCCTACAGGATCTTCTGTGTGGAAGAATGGAGACAG GTGACGCCTGACGATCGCATGTTGAACAAATATCACGCCTGGCTTTGGGAAAACCAGGAGACGCTCGGACTCTGA
- the mbd4 gene encoding uncharacterized protein mbd4 isoform X2, translated as MLEATWIRISPATPPKCLMVGSERFGSDEQARQREKWTCTSPADSLQCLPVREKRTRGGQQQDILEDEDASKLLEVPTNTCESAISPHKGVCAEQRNLVDLESQTTPELASAPCDDVTTHEDPRRLDALRARLPRRTPYVDKLEAGEDELRMDSEPSRQRKVVPNAEEDELLSQITAGNCVPVANSRNKSKGLEDKRKTSPYFSRKPLADGPSPPRRKAFKKWTPPRSPFNLVQETVFHDVWKLLVATIFLNKTSGKMAIPVLWQFFELYPCAEVARQADPKAMSELLKPLGLFELRAKIIIRFSDEYLSKPWRYPIELHGIGKYGNDSYRIFCVEEWRQVTPDDRMLNKYHAWLWENQETLGL; from the exons atgttggaAGCCACATGGATACGAATAAGTCCTGCCACCCCCCCAAAATGCCTCATGGTTGGATCAGAGAGGTTCGGCAGCGACGAACAGGCAAGACAGCGGGAAAAGTGGACGTGTACATCACCAG CAGACTCTCTGCAGTGTCTCCCTGTTCGAGAAAAACGGACAAGAGGTGGACAGCAGCAGGACATTCTGGAAGATGAAGATGCATCAAAACTACTGGAAGTGCCTACAAATACCTGTGAAAGTGCAATCTCCCCCCACAAAGGTGTGTGTGCGGAGCAGAGGAACCTTGTTGATCTGGAGAGCCAAACAACTCCTGAACTTGCAAGCGCGCCGTGTGACGACGTCACAACGCACGAGGACCCTCGCAGGTTGGACGCGCTGAGAGCGAGGCTTCCGAGACGGACTCCGTATGTGGACAAGCTTGAGGCAGGCGAAGATGAGTTGCGGATGGACAGCGAACCCAGTCGGCAACGGAAGGTTGTCCCCAATGCCGAAGAAGATGAGTTGCTGTCTCAAATCACTGCTGGAAACTGCGTGCCAGTGGCAAATTCCAGAAATA AGTCCAAAGGTTTAGAAGACAAACGGAAAACAAGCCCTTATTTCAGCAGGAAGCCTCTCGCAGACG GTCCCAGTCCACCTCGAAGAAAAGCCTTCAAGAAGTGGACACCTCCTCGTTCTCCTTTCAACCTTGTACAGGAAACCGTTTTCCATGACGTGTGGAAGCTACTGGTGGCTACCATTTTTCTGAACAAGACAAGTGGTAag ATGGCCATTCCAGTCCTTTGGCAATTCTTCGAGCTGTACCCGTGTGCAGAGGTGGCCCGCCAAGCCGACCCCAAGGCCATGTCTGAACTCCTCAAGCCACTTGGCCTCTTTGAGCTTCGGGCCAAAATCATCATCCGATTCTCAG ATGAGTATCTGAGCAAACCGTGGCGTTACCCCATCGAGTTACACGGCATCGGCAAGTACGGCAACGATTCCTACAGGATCTTCTGTGTGGAAGAATGGAGACAG GTGACGCCTGACGATCGCATGTTGAACAAATATCACGCCTGGCTTTGGGAAAACCAGGAGACGCTCGGACTCTGA